AGACGAACTTAAAAAAGGCGATAAAGTGGTTACCACTGCCGGTATACATGGTAAAATATACGAAATAGCCGAAACAACTTTCTTAGTAGAAACAGAAGGCGGTGGCCGCATACGTTTTGATAAATCAGCAATATCGTTAGAGGCTTCAAAAGCACTTAACACACCGGCTGTTACTAAATAGCTAAAAGCTTAAGGCTAAAAGCCAAAAGCAAAATAATACATAAATTTAAAGCGAAAAGCTTAAGGCGAGAACTTATTCCGGCTTTCAGCTTTTCGCTTTCTGCTTTATACCTCAAAATATGGCAATAATAAAATTATCAGCAATCGAACGCAGGCGCTTATCGGCCTTTGTTACTTGCCTGGTTATTGCCGTTTTTGCCTGGTTGTTTACCACGTTGTCTAACCCATACAAGTTTACGGTTAAGCAAATATTAACGTTTAAAAATGCCCCTCAAAAAAGGGCATACCATCCTTTGCAGTCAGATACCATCAACGCTATAGTTGAGGGTAGTGGCTGGCAAATGCTGTTTTCAAAAATGCAGCCCGAACGTAAAATAGTTACGGTTGACCTGCATACTTTAGAGAGTAAGAATTTTGTAGTGCTAAGCGCACAGTTAAAACAGATCAACGCAAAAAAAGATCCCGACCGCGAGATTATCGCGTTTAGCCCCGATACCTTGTTTTTTGATTTTAGCAGCCGCAGGGTTAAAAAAGTACCCGTACAATTGGTAGCCTCGTTGCAATATCAGCGGCAGTTTGCACAATCGGGCAACATTACCATAAGGCCTACCGATGTTACATTAAGCGGCCCGGCAGAAGTGCTTGAAAAAATAACCTCATGGAAAACAGATACAGTTAAGCTTAGGGGTCTTAATCAAAGTTTTAATTCAAGGGTAAATTTAAAAGCGGTTAGCGAGGGTAATTTAGATGTATTACCTAAAAGCGTTATGGTAAATATCCCAGTAGATGAATTTACCGAGAAAACGATAGAAATACCCGTTAAGCTGATAAACAACCACAACTATTACGATATTAAGGTATTCCCTTTAAAGGTTAAGGTTACTTTCACCACATCGTTAACCGATTACCCGGACGCTAATGAGGACGACTTTGAAGCAGTGGCCGACCTTGATCTTTGGCGCAAGCACGGCTATTCGGTGCTGCCTGTTAAGGTTACCCGTATGCCAAGCTACAGCAAGGTGGTAAAAATTGTACCACAGAATATTGACTTTATTATAAAAAAATAAATGTTTAAGATAGGCATCACCGGTAATATAGGCAGCGGCAAAACCACCGTATCCAAAATATTTGAAGTGCTGGGTATCCCGGTGTTTTATGCTGATGATGCGGCCAAAAGTGTAATGGTTACTGATGATGAACTGATAACAAGCATCAAAAGTACTTTTGGCGCCGAATCGTACTTTGCCGATGGCAGTTTAAACCGCAAGCATATAGCCGCTATAGTGTTTAATAACAAGGCAGAATTAGCCAAACTAAATGCCATAGTACACCCTGCAACTTTCCGCGCGTTTGATACCTGGGTAGCTAATGTAAAAGCAGATGCGCCTTACGTGTTAAAAGAAGCCGCTTTGTTGTTCGAGAGCGATTCGTACAAAATGTGTGATAGAACATTATTAGTTACCGCCCCGCTTGATGTACGTATAAAACGTGTTACCCAACGCGATGCCATCACCACTGCCGAAGCCAAAAGTCGTGATGACCGACAGTTTACCGAGGAGAAAAAGCGCGGTCTGGCCAATGATATAATTATAAATGACGATAGCCAATTGGTAATACCGCAAGTATTAAAGCTGCACCAGTTGTATTTGTCAATTGCCCGAAGTAAATGATAATTGATGATTTTGTTGCCTTTAACAGCAACGGCCTGTACTGTAAATACGGCGATTTTTACCTCGATCCTAAAGAACCCGTTACTAATGCGGTAATATCGCACGCCCATGCCGACCATGCCATAAGCGGCAATACCAATGTTTATGCTACTGCGGCTACTTTTGCCTTTATGCAGTTGCGATATGGTAACAGTGCCGCCAAAATAAGTTATGGCATTGCTTACAATACGCAATTTAGTATAGGCGATGTGCAGTTAACTCTTATTCCCGCTGGCCATATGCCCGGTTCGGCGCAAGTACTGATGGAGTATAGTGGTACGCGTTATTTG
This portion of the Inquilinus sp. KBS0705 genome encodes:
- the yajC gene encoding preprotein translocase subunit YajC, producing MTATILLQAAGGGLGYQQLIMFGLIAVVFYFFMIRPQVKKQKDQKKYVDELKKGDKVVTTAGIHGKIYEIAETTFLVETEGGGRIRFDKSAISLEASKALNTPAVTK
- a CDS encoding YbbR-like domain-containing protein; its protein translation is MAIIKLSAIERRRLSAFVTCLVIAVFAWLFTTLSNPYKFTVKQILTFKNAPQKRAYHPLQSDTINAIVEGSGWQMLFSKMQPERKIVTVDLHTLESKNFVVLSAQLKQINAKKDPDREIIAFSPDTLFFDFSSRRVKKVPVQLVASLQYQRQFAQSGNITIRPTDVTLSGPAEVLEKITSWKTDTVKLRGLNQSFNSRVNLKAVSEGNLDVLPKSVMVNIPVDEFTEKTIEIPVKLINNHNYYDIKVFPLKVKVTFTTSLTDYPDANEDDFEAVADLDLWRKHGYSVLPVKVTRMPSYSKVVKIVPQNIDFIIKK
- a CDS encoding dephospho-CoA kinase; this translates as MFKIGITGNIGSGKTTVSKIFEVLGIPVFYADDAAKSVMVTDDELITSIKSTFGAESYFADGSLNRKHIAAIVFNNKAELAKLNAIVHPATFRAFDTWVANVKADAPYVLKEAALLFESDSYKMCDRTLLVTAPLDVRIKRVTQRDAITTAEAKSRDDRQFTEEKKRGLANDIIINDDSQLVIPQVLKLHQLYLSIARSK